A single region of the Bacteroidota bacterium genome encodes:
- a CDS encoding PD40 domain-containing protein, producing the protein MVKGAPGMKKTGLRYIYFVAVTLLLMATNSAFSQGTQVQFGQNRVQYKDFTWQFYEGEHFLVYFNQGGQNLGKFAAQIAEADLIQIEDLLDYKLNSKPEIIVYNNISDYNQSNFAVGKEEQYNIGGQTKIIGNKIFIYFDGNHQHLRKQIREGVGKVLINAMIFGGNLQEIVQNAVLLNLPEWFTEGLVSYIGEEWNTELDNQLREGVLSGRYQKFNKLTGEDARFAGHALWYYIAESYGEATIPNLLYLIRINRSLENGFLFVLGAGVNSTIDDWYKYFLAKYQKESVDKNKPATENIIPRKTKKNVQYHELSLSPDGKNIAYAVDDHGKFKVYIQEIGSKETKKVKKGCLKTRTLATDLSNPLITWSPDGKKLAIIYEKRYKNFITTYDTDKKDKETKELTRFQKILDAHFAKTNNRLIMSVMNNGQSDIYMYHLLNDRVEQLTNDYFDDLNPGYVELNNGYEGIIFASNRDRDSLYTTRTVDSILPVGNMDLYFYDYIHKSKKLVKITHTKKISETAPLQFDEKHFAYLSDQNGIINRFGGYLDSLYDHTDTLVFYPDSTVTNPLYDYKDLTVWPKFDSMLLADIYRDTAYVFPVTNYSGNILEHDINWKTGKVAEVFQQGKNNVFFITNAPGDMSEIKNNTLNNTTFRNFINLKKKDDDVVTTISETDSSTMIKTQTIITSTDTIKKKIDEGMFFQTDFSDEETTAVATDEVALGQSKNPEQENINTGKKFRSSRIIPYRLKFSNEFVTSQLDNSLFINKYESFNTSGGVYSTPNLGALFTVSISDLFEDYRFTGGMRFPTSFSGGEYYLSYDDLKHRIDKKLTWYYQTDKAQYTFQPLWYPVVDAGVKTNVIEGSLKYPIDVIRSLRGSVSYRGEKIIFLANDTFSLNLPNYKEDWLSFKLEYVHDNTYPVMTNILHGMRYKVWLEIHKQFEVNADQGLKISLNDGYMGVFGFDFRHYQKIHRQLTWANRIAGGSSFGPQKLIYYLGGVDSWIAPVFNTDVEINQEAGYAYQTLATNLRGYDQNARNGNGYVVFNSELRFPIFSYFFNKPLRSELLRNLQIVGFYDIGSAWEGKSPFEEDNPYTNNEIEQIPITVNVNYYRDPLVMGTGLGVRTTLFGYFVRVDRAQPLDANGLGDPRWYFSLSLDF; encoded by the coding sequence ATGGTGAAGGGGGCTCCCGGTATGAAGAAAACAGGTTTACGTTACATATATTTTGTTGCTGTCACCCTGCTGTTGATGGCAACCAATTCTGCCTTTAGTCAGGGCACTCAGGTGCAGTTTGGCCAAAACCGAGTGCAATACAAAGATTTTACCTGGCAATTTTATGAAGGTGAACACTTTTTAGTGTATTTCAACCAGGGCGGTCAAAACCTTGGAAAATTTGCCGCACAAATTGCTGAAGCCGATTTAATACAAATTGAAGACCTGCTCGATTATAAACTCAATTCAAAACCGGAAATTATTGTATACAATAATATCTCCGACTACAATCAAAGTAATTTCGCTGTAGGCAAAGAAGAACAATACAATATTGGTGGGCAAACAAAAATAATCGGCAATAAAATATTTATTTATTTCGATGGCAATCATCAGCATTTAAGAAAACAAATTCGTGAAGGTGTTGGAAAAGTTTTAATTAACGCTATGATTTTTGGAGGTAACCTGCAGGAAATTGTTCAAAATGCCGTGCTTTTAAATTTACCAGAATGGTTTACAGAAGGTTTGGTTTCTTATATCGGTGAAGAATGGAATACCGAACTCGACAACCAGTTGCGCGAAGGTGTATTATCAGGTCGTTATCAGAAATTCAATAAACTTACCGGTGAGGATGCGCGATTTGCAGGGCATGCTTTATGGTACTATATCGCTGAAAGTTATGGCGAAGCAACTATCCCGAATTTATTATATTTAATAAGAATAAACCGCTCACTCGAAAATGGATTTTTGTTTGTTTTAGGTGCAGGTGTTAACAGTACCATTGATGATTGGTACAAATATTTTTTAGCTAAATATCAAAAAGAGTCGGTAGATAAAAATAAACCGGCGACTGAAAATATTATCCCAAGAAAAACTAAAAAAAATGTGCAATACCATGAATTGTCATTAAGTCCTGATGGAAAAAATATTGCTTATGCAGTTGATGACCATGGGAAATTTAAAGTGTACATTCAGGAAATCGGGTCGAAAGAAACCAAAAAAGTTAAAAAAGGCTGTTTAAAAACCAGAACCTTAGCTACCGATTTAAGTAATCCGCTTATCACCTGGAGTCCTGACGGGAAAAAACTTGCGATTATTTACGAAAAACGATATAAAAATTTTATCACCACCTACGATACCGATAAAAAAGATAAAGAAACAAAAGAGTTAACCCGTTTTCAGAAAATATTGGATGCACATTTTGCCAAAACAAATAACCGACTCATTATGAGTGTTATGAATAACGGGCAAAGTGATATCTACATGTATCATTTACTTAACGACAGGGTTGAACAATTAACAAACGATTATTTCGACGATTTAAATCCGGGTTATGTTGAATTAAACAATGGTTACGAAGGTATTATTTTCGCATCTAACCGCGACCGCGATTCATTGTATACAACCAGAACAGTTGATTCTATTTTGCCGGTAGGTAACATGGATTTATATTTCTACGATTACATCCACAAATCAAAAAAACTGGTAAAAATTACACACACCAAAAAAATAAGTGAAACAGCACCATTACAATTCGACGAAAAACATTTTGCTTATCTGAGTGATCAAAATGGTATTATTAATCGTTTTGGCGGATATTTAGATAGCTTATATGACCATACTGATACATTGGTGTTTTATCCGGATTCAACCGTAACGAACCCACTTTACGATTATAAAGATTTAACCGTTTGGCCAAAATTCGATTCCATGTTGCTGGCCGATATTTATCGCGATACCGCTTATGTTTTTCCGGTTACAAATTATTCAGGCAATATTCTTGAACATGATATCAACTGGAAAACAGGGAAAGTGGCAGAAGTATTTCAGCAGGGGAAAAATAATGTGTTCTTTATAACTAACGCACCGGGTGACATGAGCGAAATAAAAAATAATACGCTCAATAATACCACCTTCCGGAATTTTATTAATCTTAAAAAGAAAGATGATGATGTTGTAACCACAATAAGTGAAACGGATTCATCTACTATGATTAAAACACAAACAATAATCACCAGTACCGATACAATTAAAAAGAAAATTGATGAAGGCATGTTTTTCCAAACCGATTTTTCGGATGAGGAAACAACAGCCGTTGCAACAGATGAAGTTGCACTTGGTCAGTCAAAAAATCCGGAGCAGGAAAATATTAATACCGGAAAAAAATTCCGTTCGTCCCGCATCATTCCTTATCGTTTAAAATTCAGCAACGAATTTGTAACCAGTCAGCTCGATAATAGTTTATTTATAAATAAATACGAAAGTTTTAATACATCAGGTGGCGTTTATTCTACACCAAATTTAGGTGCCTTGTTTACTGTAAGCATCAGCGATTTATTTGAAGATTATCGCTTTACAGGTGGCATGCGTTTTCCAACTTCGTTTTCAGGCGGTGAATATTATTTATCATATGACGATTTAAAACATCGCATCGATAAAAAACTTACCTGGTATTATCAAACTGACAAAGCACAATATACCTTCCAGCCACTTTGGTATCCGGTAGTTGATGCCGGTGTTAAAACCAATGTTATTGAAGGCAGTTTAAAATATCCAATTGATGTAATTCGCAGTTTACGAGGCAGTGTATCTTATCGTGGTGAAAAAATTATATTTCTAGCCAACGATACATTCAGCTTAAATCTGCCGAATTATAAAGAAGACTGGCTGTCATTTAAACTGGAATATGTACATGATAATACTTATCCTGTAATGACAAACATTTTACATGGCATGCGTTACAAAGTATGGTTAGAAATACATAAACAATTTGAAGTAAATGCTGACCAGGGATTAAAAATCAGTTTAAATGATGGCTACATGGGTGTATTTGGTTTTGATTTCCGTCATTACCAAAAAATTCATCGTCAGCTCACTTGGGCTAATCGTATTGCAGGAGGTTCATCATTCGGTCCGCAGAAATTAATTTATTATTTGGGTGGTGTTGATAGCTGGATAGCACCTGTATTTAATACCGATGTGGAAATAAATCAGGAAGCCGGCTACGCTTATCAAACATTAGCAACTAACCTGAGAGGTTACGATCAAAATGCACGCAATGGAAACGGCTATGTTGTATTTAATTCGGAATTGCGTTTCCCTATTTTTTCTTATTTCTTTAATAAACCATTGCGTTCTGAATTATTACGCAATTTACAAATAGTTGGTTTTTATGATATTGGTTCTGCATGGGAAGGTAAATCACCTTTCGAAGAAGATAATCCATACACCAATAATGAAATTGAACAAATTCCAATTACTGTAAACGTAAATTATTATCGCGACCCGCTTGTTATGGGAACCGGCTTAGGCGTGCGCACTACGTTGTTTGGATATTTTGTTCGCGTTGATCGTGCTCAACCGCTCGATGCTAATGGTTTAGGCGATCCAAGATGGTATTTTTCGCTCAGCCTTGATTTCTAA
- a CDS encoding MBL fold metallo-hydrolase, with translation MAHIVSFTFNPFYENTYVIYDETGECVVVDPGCYTKEEMEELGDFITRQRLTPKYLINTHCHIDHVLGNKFVSDTWRVPLMMHKGELPVLHEVVNYAPTMGIYYKGSPEPEIFVDEGDEVKFGNTTFKVFFTPGHSPASVCFYNVADKFIVSGDVLFKRSIGRTDLPGGNYETLIQSINEKLMTLPDETKVYAGHMQPTTIGEERKENPFLNE, from the coding sequence ATGGCCCATATTGTGAGTTTTACGTTTAACCCCTTCTACGAAAACACCTATGTTATATACGATGAAACCGGCGAATGCGTTGTGGTTGACCCCGGTTGTTACACAAAAGAAGAGATGGAAGAATTGGGCGATTTTATAACCAGACAGCGTTTGACGCCAAAATACCTGATCAACACCCATTGCCATATTGACCATGTGCTGGGAAATAAGTTCGTTTCCGACACCTGGCGTGTGCCTTTAATGATGCATAAAGGGGAGCTCCCGGTTTTGCATGAGGTGGTAAATTATGCGCCAACCATGGGTATTTACTACAAAGGTTCACCTGAACCCGAAATTTTTGTTGATGAAGGCGATGAGGTGAAATTTGGCAATACCACCTTTAAGGTTTTTTTTACACCCGGACATTCACCGGCTTCGGTTTGTTTTTACAACGTTGCTGATAAATTTATTGTGAGTGGAGATGTTTTATTTAAAAGGTCCATCGGCCGCACCGATTTACCCGGAGGTAATTATGAAACACTAATTCAATCCATTAATGAAAAATTAATGACCCTGCCTGACGAAACTAAAGTTTACGCCGGGCATATGCAGCCAACTACAATCGGAGAAGAACGGAAGGAAAATCCGTTTTTAAATGAATAA
- a CDS encoding response regulator transcription factor, giving the protein MALRCCIIDDEPLAIKLLSGYVAKTPQLELILATTNPFQAIEMVQNNMIDLVLLDIQMPELTGIQFMKIIENKCGVIITTAYKDYALQGFEFDVIDYLLKPIPYENFYASIQKATQRIHPKPAATVTNYLFVKSDHRLIKLNYDEIYYLESFRDYITVHTSSDKILTLQSLRSFEETLPREKFIRIHKSHLIAIDKIDAIENNRILIHNTFLPIGEVYKEVVMARLQLKK; this is encoded by the coding sequence ATGGCGCTTAGGTGTTGTATAATTGATGATGAACCTCTGGCAATAAAATTATTGTCGGGCTATGTAGCAAAAACACCTCAACTCGAATTAATTTTAGCTACTACGAACCCGTTTCAGGCAATTGAAATGGTGCAAAACAATATGATCGATCTGGTTTTACTCGACATACAAATGCCGGAATTAACCGGGATTCAGTTTATGAAAATTATTGAAAATAAATGTGGGGTTATTATTACAACTGCTTATAAAGATTATGCTTTACAGGGTTTTGAATTCGATGTGATTGACTATCTGCTAAAACCAATTCCCTACGAAAATTTTTATGCATCCATTCAAAAAGCAACACAACGTATTCATCCGAAACCCGCAGCAACAGTCACCAATTACCTGTTTGTAAAATCTGACCATCGTTTAATAAAATTAAATTACGATGAAATTTATTACTTAGAAAGTTTTCGAGATTACATCACTGTTCACACAAGCAGCGATAAAATTTTAACACTTCAAAGTTTGCGCAGTTTTGAAGAAACTTTACCCCGTGAAAAATTTATCCGCATCCATAAATCACACCTTATTGCCATCGATAAAATTGATGCCATCGAAAATAACCGTATCCTTATTCACAACACTTTTTTACCTATTGGTGAAGTTTATAAAGAGGTTGTAATGGCCAGATTGCAATTAAAAAAATAA
- a CDS encoding histidine kinase, with protein MTKRQLWLVYGITIFMLVIGLEVIHTSIYQDGKSGLYHFSPFDITYVIYVMFTLLLVRFLLKKFFPQKRYFFIFLSLIGMFPIFMGFRYFLEEFLAPLIIHQSNYNDEITIGYYIADNISYALYYILIGVLLYFLDYTITHQKKVHLLEAKHREAELNYLRAQFNPHFLFNSLNNIYSLVSEKSDLAAEAVMRLSDLTRYLIYEKEITCPIKDELIQTENYITLQQLRFDYPLPILKTYTGAYEDKKIPPFTLVTLIENAFKHGDFKDKDQPLQITIQASDTELNIQVSNKIGKHNKDNTSGVGLANIRKRLDLVFPGSYSMSNSLENNIFTLHLTIRY; from the coding sequence ATGACAAAACGCCAATTGTGGCTGGTTTACGGCATTACCATTTTTATGCTGGTAATTGGTTTGGAAGTAATTCACACCAGTATATATCAGGACGGTAAATCAGGATTATACCATTTTAGTCCTTTTGATATTACATATGTAATATATGTAATGTTTACACTGCTGCTTGTCCGCTTTCTCTTGAAAAAATTCTTCCCCCAAAAAAGGTATTTTTTTATTTTCCTTTCCCTAATTGGCATGTTTCCCATATTCATGGGCTTTCGCTATTTCCTGGAAGAATTTCTTGCTCCATTAATTATCCATCAAAGCAATTATAATGATGAAATCACCATTGGTTATTATATAGCTGATAATATCAGTTATGCATTGTATTACATTTTAATTGGGGTATTGTTATATTTTTTAGATTATACCATCACACACCAAAAAAAGGTGCATCTACTGGAAGCTAAACATCGGGAAGCTGAATTAAATTATTTACGCGCTCAGTTTAACCCACATTTTTTGTTTAATTCTTTAAATAATATTTACAGCCTGGTTTCAGAAAAATCGGACCTTGCAGCTGAAGCTGTGATGCGCCTTTCAGACCTCACTCGATATTTAATTTATGAGAAAGAAATTACTTGTCCCATAAAGGACGAACTCATTCAAACAGAAAATTATATCACTTTACAACAATTGCGTTTTGATTATCCACTCCCAATTTTAAAAACCTATACCGGTGCTTATGAGGATAAAAAGATTCCACCTTTTACTTTGGTTACATTAATTGAGAACGCATTCAAACACGGTGATTTTAAAGACAAAGATCAGCCACTGCAAATAACGATACAAGCCAGTGATACTGAGTTAAACATACAAGTGAGTAATAAAATCGGCAAACACAATAAAGATAACACTAGTGGAGTTGGGCTTGCCAATATTCGCAAACGTTTAGATTTGGTTTTTCCCGGAAGTTATTCCATGAGTAATAGTTTAGAAAATAATATATTTACCTTGCATTTAACCATAAGATATTAA